A genomic segment from Nicotiana sylvestris chromosome 1, ASM39365v2, whole genome shotgun sequence encodes:
- the LOC104234841 gene encoding uncharacterized protein, giving the protein MATPPNFDEGQSTYRPPKFNGRYYGLWKTRKHDFIMAEDSQLWDVIYDGPFVPTKTIDEGITTVPKTRKEYGDVDRKAIEKNFKAKKILVCDIRLDEYNRISACQYAKEIWEAFQSAHEGTTQVK; this is encoded by the coding sequence ATGGCTACTCCACCAAACTTCGatgaaggacaatcaacctacagaccaCCAAAATTCAATGGCCGATACTATGGTTTGTGGAAAACAAGAAAGCATGACTTCATCATGGCTGAGGACTCACAACTGTGGGATGTAATCTATGATGGTCCTTTTGTTCCCACGAAAACTATTGATGAGGGAATAACTACAGTCCCAAAGACAAGAAAGGAGTACGGCGATGTTGATAGAAAGGCCATCGAGAAGAACTTcaaggcaaagaagattcttgTTTGTGACATTAGACTAGACGAATACAATCGCATCTCTGCATGTCAGTatgctaaggagatatgggaagctttCCAAAGTGCCCATGAGGGAACTACTCAAGTTAAGTAG
- the LOC104234839 gene encoding ATP sulfurylase 1, chloroplastic-like produces the protein MATMASLFLKTPGPSQSLSKTQKTHFVLPLNLPVSYSWRSKFRAVPGARIRCGPLIEPDGGKLVDLVVEEPQRDLKRRQALSLPKIKLSKIDIQWVHVLSEGWASPLKGFMRESEFLQTLHFNSLRLGDGGSLVNMSVPIVLAIDDSHKNRIGGSTSVALVDDKDKLIAILNDVEIYKHNKEERIARTWGTTAPGLPYVDEAITHAGNWLIGGDLEVIEPIKYDDGLDRFRLSPAELRDELTRRNADAVFAFQLRNPVHNGHALLMTDTRRRLLEMGYKNPVLLLHPLGGYTKADDVPLQWRMRQHEKVLEGGVLDPETTVVSIFPSPMHYAGPTEVQWHAKARINAGANFYIVGRDPAGMGHPLEKRDLYDADHGKKVLSMAPGLERLNILPFKVAAYDKTQNRMAFFDPSRPQDFLFISGTKMRSLAKNKESPPDGFMCPGGWKVLVEYYDSLTPAGNDRVPEPVPV, from the exons ATGGCGACTATGGCTTCTCTTTTTCTCAAAACCCCAGGTCCATCTCAATCTTTATCCAAAACCCAGAAAACCCATTTCGTGTTACCCCTCAATCTCCCTGTTTCGTATTCGTGGCGTTCCAAGTTTCGTGCCGTACCGGGGGCCCGAATCCGATGCGGCCCGCTGATTGAGCCCGACGGCGGAAAGCTCGTGGACCTCGTTGTCGAGGAGCCACAGAGAGATTTGAAGAGGAGACAGGCTTTGTCTCTTCCGAAAATCAAGCTGTCAAAGATTGATATCCAATGGGTTCATGTGCTCAGCGAGGGCTGGGCCAGTCCGTTGAAAGGATTCATGAGAGAATCCGAGTTCCTCCAAACTCTTCATTTTAACTCGCTCCGACTCGGTGACGGCGGCTCACTCGTCAACATGTCGGTGCCGATTGTGTTAGCCATCGACGATTCTCATAAGAATAGGATCGGTGGGTCTACCAGTGTTGCCCTTGTTGATGACAAGGACAAGCTTATTGCCATTCTTAACGA TGTTGAGATCTACAAGCATAATAAAGAAGAACGGATAGCCAGAACTTGGGGAACAACTGCCCCAGGTCTACCTTATGTAGATGAAGCAATAACTCATGCTGGAAACTGGCTAATTGGTGGTGATTTGGAAGTTATAGAACCAATCAAGTACGATGATGGTCTTGACAGGTTCCGGCTCTCCCCTGCTGAACTTCGAGATGAGCTTACGAGGCGCAATGCAGATGCAGTGTTTGCTTTTCAACTCAGAAATCCAGTGCATAATGGCCACGCATTATTGATGACAGACACACGTCGTCGACTTCTTGAGATGGGATACAAGAACCCTGTCCTTTTGCTTCATCCTCTGGGAGGTTACACAAAGGCAGATGATGTTCCACTTCAGTGGCGAATGAGGCAACATGAGAAG GTACTTGAAGGTGGGGTGCTTGACCCAGAGACAACTGTGGTCTCTATATTCCCATCTCCTATGCACTATGCTGGTCCAACTGAGGTGCAATGGCACGCAAAGGCGCGCATCAATGCGGGAGCTAACTTTTACATTGTGGGCCGGGATCCAGCTGGGATGGGCCATCCATTAGAGAAGAGAGATCTGTATGATGCAGATCATGGAAAGAAGGTACTCAGTATGGCCCCCGGGTTAGAGCGGCTGAATATCTTGCCTTTCAAG GTGGCTGCATATGATAAGACTCAGAATAGAATGGCATTCTTTGATCCATCTAGGCCTCAAGACTTTCTCTTCATATCAGGCACCAAG ATGCGATCACTTGCAAAGAATAAAGAGAGCCCTCCAGATGGTTTTATGTGCCCTGGTGGTTGGAAGGTCTTGGTGGAATACTATGATAGTTTGACTCCAGCCGGGAATGACAGAGTTCCTGAACCTGTCCCAGTTTGA
- the LOC138872116 gene encoding uncharacterized protein: MDLCGPMRIPSRGGKKYIFVIFDNYSRFIWTLFLRNNDETFSVFVAFVKQIQVMMGYNVVSIRSDPNTEFDNVKFDKFCDENGISHNFSTLRTPQQNDVVERKNRTLSLLDKTPYKLRNRRKPKRTYLRAFGCKFFVLNNEASVNVIFDESHHSSGKDSHEKDRDGNFSKVSEEAINMKNGKTDLMSQVKEIIEENVAKSPAETEKPGSSISATEPERKVDDAILGTPDAGQRRGTHTSIDANDGSNPEEISPSYSEVQVSNWKNKISHPLQNVITPLDSNIQTISKEALKDADWNVSMQEELHQFERNKVWHLVPQPIRQNSDWNQVDIQKQT, translated from the exons ATGGATCTTTGTGGACCTATGAGGATACCTAGTAGAGGAGGAAAGAAGTACATCTTTGTGATTTTTGATAACTATTCTAGATTTATATGGACTTTATTTCTGAGGAACAATGATGAAACCTTTTCTGTATTTGTTGCATTTGTGAAACAAATTCAAGTGATGATGGGTTACAATGTTGTGAGTATTAGATCTGATCCTAACACTGAGTTTGACAATgtaaaatttgataaattttgtgatgaaaatggtataaGTCATAATTTTTCTACTCTTAGAACACCTCAGCAAAATGATGTCGTGGAGAGAAAAAATAGGACTCT GTCCCTACTTGACAAGACTCCTTATAAGCTGCGTAATAGGAGAAAACCAAAGCGGACTTACCTAAGGGCGTTTGGATGCAAATTTTTTGTTCTCAACAACG AGGCAAGTGTGAATGTGATCTTTGATGAATCTCACCACTCAAGTGGGAAGGACTCACATGAGAAGGATCGAGATGGAAATTTCTCAAAGGTTTCTGAAGAGGCTATAAATATGAAAAACGGGAAGACTGATCTGATGAGCCAAGTTAAGGAGATTATTGAAGAAAATGTAGCAAAATCTCCAGCCGAAACAGAGAAACCCGGTTCCTCTATCAGTGCAACTGAACCTGAGCGTAAGGTTGATGATGCTATATTAGGTACTCCTGATGCTGGACAACGAAGGGGAACTCATACTTCTATAGATGCCAATGATGGGTCAAATCCGGAGGAAATTAGCCCCTCATATTCTGAAGTTCAAGTGTCTAACTGGAAGAACAAGATTTCTCATCCTCTTCAAAATGTGATCACTCCCTTGGACTCTAATATTCAAACTATATCTAAG GAAGCATTAAAAGATGCTGACTGGAATGTTTCTATGCAAGAAGAGCTTCATCAGTTCGAGAGAAATAAAGTGTGGCATCTAGTTCCCCAGCCAATCAGACAGAACAGTGATTGGAACCAGGTGGatattcagaaacaaacttga